In Xiphias gladius isolate SHS-SW01 ecotype Sanya breed wild chromosome 6, ASM1685928v1, whole genome shotgun sequence, a single genomic region encodes these proteins:
- the LOC120790701 gene encoding uncharacterized protein LOC120790701 yields the protein MASHSLTNWNSTLFDCCDDISSCCYGFWCCPCLACTVSGKFGENRCLPLCDICSPAITASFGIPLCVPPAALAMRVGIRHRYGIKGSLCKDIATSCFCSWCSWCQMHRELKHRKKTPVVVNMQPARGAKATRNPPPAGVHCSMSMAIVQQPIAEIPLTDWNSGLCDCFEDASSCCYGFWCCPCLACTVSGKFGENRCLPLCDICSPAITASFGIPLCVPPAALALRTAIRNRHSIKGSICKDIAASCFCVWCSWCQMHRELKYRKKNCTVIVNLQPAPVMMAERSRPPIVLVNQPGAIVTTH from the exons ATGGCATCACATTCCTTGACAAACTGGAACAGTACCCTCTTTGACTGTTGTGATGACATAAGCTCTT GCTGCTATGGTTTCTGGTGCTGCCCTTGCCTCGCCTGCACAGTTTCAGGAAAGTTTGGAGAGAACCGCTGTCTCCCATTATGTGACATATGCAGCCCCGCCATAACAGCATCCTTTGGAATACCTCTGTGTGTTCCTCCCGCTGCCTTGGCTATGAGGGTTGGCATTCGACACAGATATGGTATCAAG ggtTCTCTTTGTAAGGACATTGCAACTTCCTGTTTCTGCTCCTGGTGCTCCTGGTGTCAGATGCATCGTGAGTTAAAACATCGCAAGAAAACCCCCGTCGTTGTCAACATGCAGCCTGCTCGAGGGGCGAAGGCTACTAGAAACCCACCTCCTGCTGGG GTTCATTGTTCAATGTCAATGGCTATAGTTCAACAACCAATCGCAGAAATACCCTTGACAGACTGGAACAGTGGCCTCTGTGACTGCTTTGAGGATGCGAGTTCTT GCTGCTATGGTTTCTGGTGCTGCCCTTGCCTCGCCTGCACAGTTTCAGGAAAGTTTGGAGAGAACCGCTGTCTCCCATTATGTGACATATGCAGCCCCGCCATAACAGCATCCTTTGGAATACCTCTGTGTGTTCCTCCCGCTGCCTTGGCACTACGGACTGCCATTCGAAACAGACACAGTATCAAG GGTTCCATCTGTAAGGACATCGCAGcttcctgtttctgtgtgtggtgcTCCTGGTGTCAGATGCATCGCGAGTTAAAATATCGCAAGAAAAACTGCACTGTCATTGTCAACTTGCAGCCTGCTCCTGTGATGATGGCTGAGAGAAGCCGACCTCCTATTGTGCTCGTGAACCAACCAGGAGCTATCGTGACTACACACTGA